A window of Zingiber officinale cultivar Zhangliang chromosome 5A, Zo_v1.1, whole genome shotgun sequence contains these coding sequences:
- the LOC121981772 gene encoding F-box protein At4g00755-like: MNSRWDFLEWLGPDASASVLIRLDDPEDLARVSAVSWSWRKFVVANGFGKTLCLRISPDVPNFSRIAEVRNVNKTAEVGCSAAAEWESLEREHRVYLYLSHCLGSSKCERNCIYQAINASSTDNYPDESIENTLEPSEIMDRRPSYWSSSGQRDPSMPENLTYKLVANLCIVDEIKIKPFRAFFQFGHPIYSAKAVRFRMGCSRSGLGISSSTDQQSTLVENYHWTYTSPEFPMVQENILQSFKLPKPVICLGGILRIELLGRVQKQAIDDLYYICVCNVQVLGRPLSPVLDLNVHESADSLAVTYFPDARNQTLPVSTAEENARDSSSWKSFATRFRHLGAIRWDHVILSTLLGPIQFSDDDGDADSDNDDDYGDLEEEQDLCRA; encoded by the exons ATGAATAGCCGCTGGGACTTCCTAGAATGGCTGGGGCCGGATGCCTCCGCCTCCGTGCTCATCCGCCTCGACGATCCTGAGGACCTCGCGCGGGTCAGCGCCGTGTCCTGGTCCTGGCGCAAGTTCG TTGTTGCAAATGGTTTTGGCAAAACGCTATGCTTAAGAATTTCTCCTGACGTGCCAAATTTTTCTCGGATTGCTGAAGTAAGGAATGTTAACAAGACTGCAGAAGTTGGTTGTAGTGCTGCTGCGGAATGGGAAAGTTTGGAGAGAGAGCATCGTGTCTATCTATACCTAAGTCATTGTCTGGGTTCTTCTAAATGTGAAAGGAATTGCATTTATCAGGCAATAAATGCTTCCAGCACTGACAACTATCCAGATGAGAGCATTGAGAATACACTAGAACCTAGTGAAATAATGGACCGCAGGCCTTCTTATTGGTCGAGTAGCGGGCAGAGAGATCCTAGTATGCCGGAGAATTTAACTTACAAATTAGTTGCAAACCTCTGTATTGTTGATGAGATAAAGATAAAGCCATTCAGAG CATTTTTTCAGTTTGGTCATCCCATATACTCTGCAAAAGCTGTGCGTTTCCGGATGGGGTGTTCCAGATCAGGCTTGGGTATAAGTAGTAGCACTGATCAGCAATCAACTCTGGTTGAAAACTACCACTGGACATATACTTCACCAGAATTTCCAATGGTCCAG GAAAATATTTTGCAATCTTTCAAGCTTCCTAAGCCCGTTATCTGCCTTGGTGGTATTCTGCGGATTGAGTTGCTGGGTAGGGTCCAGAAACAAGCAATTGATGATCTCTATTATATTTG TGTCTGCAACGTCCAAGTTCTTGGTCGTCCATTATCACCTGTATTAGACCTCAATGTTCACGAGAGCGCAGATAGTTTAGCTGTGACCTACTTCCCAGATGCAAGAAACCAGACTTTGCCTGTGAGTACAGCAGAGGAGAATGCTAGGGACTCATCTTCATGGAAATCCTTTGCTACAAGATTCAGACACTTGGGAGCTATCCGGTGGGACCACGTAATACTGAGTACGCTGCTCGGACCCATTCAGTTTTCTGATGATGATGGTGATGCTGACAGCGACAACGATGATGACTATGGCGATCTGGAAGAGGAACAGGACCTCTGTCGCGCTTGA